From Candidatus Saganbacteria bacterium, one genomic window encodes:
- a CDS encoding acyl-CoA dehydrogenase family protein: protein MLNYGLTEEQQMIRDLARKVAVEKVLPKRAEWDEKGEFPWEAMKAFSDADLCGLYIPEELGGMGQSVFNFCLVTEEISRVCGGVGVTFAASALGSTPILLFGTEEQKKKYMPEIAAGKKLAAFGLTEASAGSDAAGLETTARKEGDYYVLNGTKQWITNGGEAETYSVIAITDKSKGPRGASAFIVEKGAPGFTFGKKENKMGIRCSATRELVFQECKVHKSQLLGREGMGFIVAMKTLDLTRPGIGAQAVGIAQGALDESIKYAKQRVQFGKPIIAIQAIQHILADMATGIEAARALVYACARMIDNGAKDYTLPASEAKLFASDTAMKVTIDAIQVLGGYGYMKEYPVEKMARDAKITQIYEGTNQIQRNQIGLSLIKESVKHG, encoded by the coding sequence ATGCTTAATTATGGGTTGACCGAAGAACAGCAGATGATCAGGGACTTGGCGCGAAAAGTAGCGGTAGAAAAAGTTCTGCCTAAAAGGGCGGAATGGGATGAAAAAGGCGAATTCCCCTGGGAAGCAATGAAAGCGTTCTCGGATGCCGACCTATGCGGGCTATATATCCCCGAAGAGCTTGGCGGCATGGGGCAGAGCGTATTTAATTTCTGCCTTGTGACAGAAGAGATAAGCCGCGTTTGCGGCGGAGTAGGAGTCACTTTTGCCGCGTCGGCGTTAGGCTCGACCCCGATACTGTTATTCGGCACCGAAGAACAAAAGAAAAAATACATGCCGGAGATCGCTGCAGGGAAAAAACTCGCGGCATTTGGCTTGACCGAAGCAAGCGCAGGGTCAGACGCGGCAGGTCTTGAGACAACGGCCAGAAAAGAAGGCGACTATTATGTTTTAAACGGAACAAAGCAATGGATAACAAACGGCGGCGAAGCCGAAACTTATTCTGTAATAGCTATCACCGATAAAAGCAAAGGGCCGAGAGGAGCTTCTGCATTTATCGTAGAAAAGGGCGCGCCGGGATTCACCTTCGGGAAAAAAGAAAATAAAATGGGCATCCGCTGTTCCGCTACTCGAGAACTTGTATTCCAGGAATGCAAGGTTCATAAGAGCCAGCTTTTAGGCCGCGAGGGCATGGGATTTATCGTTGCCATGAAAACGCTCGATCTTACAAGGCCGGGCATTGGAGCTCAAGCTGTAGGCATCGCGCAAGGCGCGCTTGATGAATCGATCAAATATGCCAAACAAAGAGTTCAATTCGGCAAACCTATTATCGCGATCCAAGCGATCCAGCATATATTGGCCGATATGGCAACTGGGATCGAAGCGGCCCGCGCGCTAGTTTACGCTTGCGCCAGGATGATCGACAACGGGGCGAAAGATTATACTCTCCCGGCATCAGAAGCAAAACTTTTCGCATCTGATACTGCGATGAAAGTTACAATCGATGCGATCCAAGTTCTTGGCGGATATGGATACATGAAAGAATATCCGGTGGAAAAAATGGCAAGAGATGCAAAAATAACACAAATCTATGAAGGGACAAACCAGATACAGCGAAACCAGATCGGATTGTCCTTAATTAAGGAAAGCGTTAAACACGGCTAA
- a CDS encoding ketoacyl-ACP synthase III — MRARILGTGSFVPQGVVTNLDLEKKVETSDEWIRARTGIIERRVSDEKTATSDLAYEASKRAIESAKLSKKDIELIIVATCTPDVLFPSVACVIQDKLGATNAAGFDVSAACSGFNFAMSVASKYIETGTYKNILVVGADTLTKYVDWKDRNICILFGDGAGAVVLQATNEDCGILGSYLKVKGEGGKFLVMPQKGFICMDGKEVFKFAVRALEESVLEVLRLTNLSMSNIGLLIPHQANIRIIDHVIKKFNLPKDKVYVNLQKYGNTSAASIPIALDEAVADKKVHKGGIVVLAGFGAGLTYGANVIRWG; from the coding sequence GTGAGAGCTAGAATTTTGGGGACCGGATCTTTTGTTCCGCAAGGCGTTGTAACGAATTTAGACCTTGAAAAGAAAGTGGAAACGTCCGACGAATGGATACGCGCAAGGACTGGGATCATAGAGCGCAGGGTGTCCGACGAAAAGACTGCGACATCCGATCTCGCCTACGAGGCTTCAAAAAGAGCCATCGAATCCGCAAAATTATCCAAAAAAGACATTGAACTCATTATAGTCGCCACGTGCACGCCTGACGTCTTATTCCCGTCTGTAGCCTGCGTCATCCAGGATAAGCTTGGGGCAACAAATGCGGCGGGATTTGATGTGTCTGCGGCATGTTCCGGTTTTAATTTCGCGATGTCTGTCGCTTCCAAGTATATAGAAACCGGGACTTATAAGAATATCCTGGTTGTTGGCGCGGATACTTTAACTAAATATGTTGACTGGAAGGACCGGAACATATGCATACTTTTTGGCGATGGGGCAGGAGCTGTTGTCCTTCAAGCCACGAACGAGGATTGTGGGATCCTCGGAAGTTATCTTAAAGTTAAAGGCGAGGGTGGGAAATTTCTTGTAATGCCGCAAAAAGGATTTATTTGCATGGACGGCAAAGAGGTTTTTAAATTCGCAGTGCGCGCGCTCGAGGAGTCGGTACTGGAAGTATTAAGATTAACAAATCTATCAATGTCTAATATCGGTCTTTTGATACCGCACCAGGCAAATATCAGGATAATCGACCACGTTATCAAAAAATTCAACTTGCCAAAAGATAAAGTATATGTTAATTTGCAAAAATATGGCAATACGTCCGCAGCATCGATCCCGATCGCATTGGATGAGGCGGTTGCCGATAAAAAAGTCCATAAAGGCGGCATTGTAGTGCTTGCGGGTTTCGGTGCGGGGCTGACATATGGCGCCAATGTAATAAGATGGGGGTAA